A window of bacterium contains these coding sequences:
- a CDS encoding formylmethanofuran dehydrogenase subunit E family protein, protein MDLERAKEFHGHLGPFLVLGLRMGKKAIALLGANKYFGLKATVFCPVEPPERCMADGIQLSTGCTFGKGNIELVPSRRLALFLHSGDKGVRVEVREEAIERIRKWLNDGEEIAVSNLLQIPDEELFI, encoded by the coding sequence ATGGACTTAGAGAGAGCTAAGGAATTTCACGGACACTTGGGTCCCTTCCTCGTGCTTGGCTTGAGGATGGGAAAGAAGGCAATTGCCCTCTTGGGAGCAAATAAATATTTCGGATTGAAAGCGACTGTCTTCTGCCCAGTAGAGCCTCCGGAAAGATGTATGGCTGATGGCATCCAACTTTCCACGGGATGCACATTCGGGAAGGGAAATATAGAACTGGTTCCTTCCCGCAGGCTTGCTTTGTTTTTGCATAGCGGTGATAAAGGGGTGAGGGTAGAGGTGAGGGAGGAAGCGATTGAGAGGATAAGGAAGTGGTTGAATGATGGAGAAGAAATAGCGGTTTCAAATCTCTTGCAGATTCCCGATGAAGAGCTATTTATCTGA
- a CDS encoding TIM barrel protein yields MKAGIQPITWGEMPFEKIAKEIKESGFEGVEAPIGQYLSNLEELKRILWENGLVVSSTYFGLHLIDKEKQVEEIERACEMARILKNDFSSDVLVVAAGGVKKPVGKEVYELFAKGCDEIGKRCREIGVYVAFHNHAWTLIETKEEIEFLANNTSSDSFFFAFDRGHLALMGMDPGEIMKEFKDRIKYIHLKDVKDNDFIELGEGIVDFGKVKMVLESIGYDGWLVAELDRSTLPPLESAKKQRKFIKEVFGV; encoded by the coding sequence ATGAAAGCTGGCATTCAACCCATAACTTGGGGCGAAATGCCGTTTGAGAAAATAGCAAAGGAGATAAAGGAATCGGGATTTGAGGGGGTTGAGGCTCCAATAGGTCAATATCTCTCTAATTTGGAAGAGCTTAAGAGGATATTATGGGAAAACGGGTTAGTAGTGAGTTCAACATATTTTGGATTGCATCTTATTGATAAAGAAAAACAGGTGGAGGAAATAGAAAGGGCTTGTGAGATGGCAAGAATATTGAAGAACGATTTTTCCTCTGATGTTTTGGTTGTTGCGGCTGGAGGGGTAAAGAAACCAGTTGGTAAGGAGGTTTATGAGCTCTTTGCCAAGGGTTGCGATGAGATAGGCAAGAGGTGCAGGGAAATAGGGGTATATGTAGCCTTTCACAACCACGCTTGGACATTGATTGAGACAAAAGAGGAAATAGAGTTTCTCGCCAATAACACCTCTTCCGATTCTTTCTTCTTCGCATTTGATAGGGGACATTTAGCTTTGATGGGAATGGACCCAGGGGAAATTATGAAGGAATTCAAAGATAGGATAAAATATATTCATTTGAAGGATGTAAAGGATAACGACTTCATAGAGCTGGGGGAGGGAATTGTGGATTTTGGGAAAGTTAAGATGGTGCTGGAGAGCATTGGCTATGATGGATGGCTGGTAGCGGAATTGGACAGGAGCACACTTCCTCCTTTGGAATCGGCGAAGAAACAGAGAAAATTCATTAAGGAGGTGTTCGGGGTATGA
- a CDS encoding HD domain-containing protein, with protein sequence MSKLPYESDVLFEILKAVINAIEEAEGYAAGRSLRVLEYSMAIAKHLEPPYEDPALPLAALLHDLGMLAVPPEITLKPGRLSNEERILLEKHPLFGVQMLQHIEGLEDVLLLIKHHHEAYDGNGYPDRIAREEIPLGARIIAVADAFEAMTCKRPHRWPLPITEALMELRRQSGRAFDPKVVDALFKAYQARELPLFKR encoded by the coding sequence ATGAGCAAATTGCCATATGAATCAGATGTGCTTTTTGAGATCTTGAAGGCGGTAATCAACGCAATCGAGGAAGCGGAGGGCTATGCAGCAGGGCGTTCATTAAGGGTGTTAGAATATTCAATGGCTATTGCCAAGCACCTAGAACCTCCCTATGAAGACCCTGCCTTACCCCTTGCTGCTCTGCTTCATGACCTGGGAATGCTTGCCGTCCCTCCCGAGATAACTTTAAAGCCCGGGAGATTGAGTAATGAAGAAAGGATATTGCTTGAAAAGCATCCCTTATTCGGTGTGCAGATGCTTCAACATATAGAAGGCTTGGAGGATGTCCTACTATTAATCAAGCATCATCATGAAGCATATGATGGAAACGGCTATCCAGATAGAATTGCAAGAGAGGAAATACCATTGGGAGCAAGAATAATCGCTGTTGCCGATGCTTTTGAAGCTATGACTTGCAAGCGTCCCCATCGCTGGCCGCTTCCCATCACCGAAGCACTAATGGAGCTGAGGAGGCAAAGCGGAAGAGCATTTGACCCAAAAGTTGTTGATGCCCTTTTTAAAGCCTATCAAGCGAGGGAATTGCCATTATTTAAGAGGTGA
- a CDS encoding macro domain-containing protein, giving the protein MKKVAGITINLLQGDITEMECDAIVNAANNRLWMGGGVAGAIKRKGGVEIEKEAVAKGPIQIGEAIWTSAGSLKAKFVIHAAVMGDDRRTDETKIYEATKSSLLLADQLGLKSIAFPALGTGVGGFPYKESAKAMLKAIEEVAPSLKNLQQVTFVLWGEEAYNAFKEVIEG; this is encoded by the coding sequence ATGAAGAAGGTCGCCGGCATCACCATAAACCTCCTACAAGGTGATATAACCGAGATGGAGTGCGATGCCATCGTCAATGCAGCAAATAACCGCCTCTGGATGGGTGGAGGTGTAGCGGGAGCGATAAAGAGAAAGGGGGGTGTAGAAATAGAAAAGGAGGCAGTAGCTAAAGGTCCGATACAAATCGGGGAGGCTATTTGGACAAGCGCGGGAAGTTTAAAAGCCAAATTCGTCATTCACGCAGCAGTTATGGGTGACGATAGGAGGACGGATGAAACGAAAATCTATGAAGCAACAAAAAGCTCCCTTCTTCTTGCCGACCAACTTGGGCTAAAAAGCATCGCCTTCCCCGCTTTGGGAACCGGTGTCGGTGGATTCCCCTATAAGGAAAGTGCCAAAGCAATGTTGAAAGCAATTGAAGAGGTGGCTCCGTCCCTCAAGAATCTCCAGCAGGTAACTTTCGTCCTCTGGGGAGAGGAAGCTTACAATGCCTTTAAGGAGGTGATTGAGGGTTGA
- a CDS encoding lytic transglycosylase domain-containing protein, giving the protein MDENSARMIARAILYFSVENNLDPRLVVAVIAVESGFDPKAVSRKGAMGLGQLMPQTAAGMGVKNPFDPIDNLSASIRLIRGHLEKFEGNPQQLALALACYNAGSGAVRRYGGVPPYKETQAYINKVISLYKKICGYSD; this is encoded by the coding sequence ATGGATGAGAATTCCGCGAGGATGATTGCAAGAGCAATTCTTTACTTCAGCGTGGAGAACAATTTAGACCCTCGTTTGGTGGTAGCGGTCATAGCTGTGGAATCGGGATTTGACCCCAAGGCGGTCTCGAGAAAAGGAGCTATGGGATTGGGTCAACTTATGCCCCAAACGGCGGCTGGGATGGGGGTGAAGAATCCGTTTGACCCCATTGATAATCTTTCAGCCTCAATCCGCCTCATCAGGGGACATCTTGAGAAGTTTGAGGGTAATCCTCAACAGCTTGCCCTTGCTTTGGCTTGCTACAATGCAGGCTCCGGTGCTGTAAGGAGGTATGGTGGAGTCCCACCATATAAGGAAACGCAGGCTTATATAAACAAGGTGATTTCTCTTTACAAAAAAATATGCGGATACTCGGATTGA
- a CDS encoding reverse transcriptase-like protein, producing the protein MIDREGIAIIDGAVKGNPGKGGIGVVLKDRNGERIFFVSKEVGDVTNNEAEWLSFIEALNLARRNKFLKLEVITDSQLLARQWSGLYKTRAKNLLKLYKKAKKLAEGFKELILRQGTRKEIREAHILAHQALKKVIEYEDK; encoded by the coding sequence ATGATAGACAGGGAAGGCATCGCTATAATAGATGGTGCAGTGAAGGGAAATCCTGGCAAAGGAGGAATTGGTGTTGTTTTGAAGGATAGAAATGGCGAGAGAATCTTTTTCGTTAGCAAAGAGGTGGGAGATGTAACTAATAATGAAGCAGAGTGGCTCTCTTTTATAGAGGCTCTGAACCTTGCGAGAAGGAATAAATTTCTCAAGTTGGAGGTGATTACGGATAGTCAGCTATTAGCGAGGCAATGGAGCGGGTTATATAAAACGAGGGCGAAAAATCTTCTCAAACTGTATAAGAAAGCAAAGAAGTTAGCGGAGGGGTTTAAGGAATTGATATTGCGTCAGGGAACGAGAAAGGAGATAAGGGAAGCGCACATTCTGGCACATCAGGCTCTTAAAAAGGTGATAGAATATGAAGACAAATAG
- a CDS encoding SagB/ThcOx family dehydrogenase, with protein sequence MKTNREEIILPPPKTKGEMSLEEAIWRRRSVRRFSSAPLPLEAISQILWAGQGISDKYTRFRTAPSAGAIFPCHLYALLPEGVYKYMPDEHKLSLHLRDDLRSPLAEASLYQDFIAEAPLVIVITAELSKTMARYGTRATRYVYMEIGHIGQNIQLQAVALGYDSVCVGAFQDEKVKSLLSLPTPEEPLYIIPVGKKR encoded by the coding sequence ATGAAGACAAATAGAGAAGAAATCATCCTCCCTCCACCAAAAACAAAAGGCGAGATGAGTCTGGAAGAGGCTATTTGGAGAAGGAGGTCTGTTCGGCGTTTCTCCTCTGCTCCTTTGCCCTTGGAGGCAATAAGCCAAATTCTCTGGGCTGGACAGGGAATATCAGATAAATACACGAGATTCCGCACCGCACCTTCCGCCGGCGCTATCTTCCCCTGTCATCTCTATGCGCTTCTCCCTGAGGGAGTTTATAAATATATGCCAGATGAACACAAGCTTAGTCTCCACTTGAGGGATGATTTGCGTTCTCCCCTTGCGGAAGCTTCCCTTTATCAGGACTTCATCGCTGAAGCCCCACTTGTTATTGTTATCACAGCCGAGCTTTCTAAGACTATGGCACGCTATGGAACGAGAGCAACAAGATATGTTTATATGGAAATCGGGCATATCGGGCAAAACATCCAACTTCAAGCTGTGGCTTTGGGCTACGACTCCGTCTGCGTTGGAGCGTTCCAGGACGAGAAAGTTAAAAGCCTTCTCTCACTCCCAACTCCAGAGGAACCACTCTACATCATTCCTGTAGGTAAGAAGAGATGA
- a CDS encoding TIGR00725 family protein: protein MRKFIGVIGASQPPAELLPVAEKVGEEIGKRGGVLICGGMGGIMESACKGAKRRGGVTVGILPTLTRDSANPYIDIPIVTGIGYARNMIVVLSSEAIIAIGGAFGTLTELAFALHFNIPVVGIRTWRVESEFTEVKGISYVDEPEEAVRIAMEVEI, encoded by the coding sequence ATGAGGAAATTCATAGGAGTCATTGGAGCCTCGCAACCACCTGCGGAGCTCCTTCCCGTTGCTGAGAAAGTTGGGGAAGAGATAGGTAAAAGAGGTGGCGTCCTTATTTGTGGTGGGATGGGAGGGATTATGGAGTCCGCTTGCAAGGGAGCGAAAAGGAGGGGTGGTGTAACCGTGGGAATTCTTCCCACTCTGACGAGGGATTCGGCGAATCCCTACATTGATATACCGATTGTCACTGGAATTGGTTATGCGAGAAACATGATAGTCGTTCTTTCCTCGGAAGCGATAATCGCAATAGGCGGCGCCTTTGGCACCCTTACAGAGCTCGCTTTTGCCCTTCATTTCAACATCCCAGTAGTAGGTATAAGGACTTGGCGTGTGGAGAGTGAATTTACAGAGGTGAAGGGTATAAGCTATGTTGACGAGCCTGAGGAGGCAGTGAGAATTGCTATGGAGGTGGAGATTTAG
- a CDS encoding acylphosphatase codes for MPLKRAHIEIFGRVQGVGFRFFAQQMAIKYRIDGYVRNTLQGTVEVVAEGDEDSLAKFIEELKKGPPSARVREVKIVWGEAKGDLRGFRVAF; via the coding sequence ATGCCTCTTAAAAGAGCTCACATAGAGATTTTCGGCAGGGTGCAAGGAGTAGGATTTCGTTTCTTTGCCCAGCAGATGGCAATAAAATATCGCATAGACGGCTATGTTCGCAATACCCTTCAAGGAACTGTTGAAGTTGTGGCTGAGGGAGATGAGGATTCCCTCGCTAAATTCATAGAGGAGCTGAAGAAGGGACCACCATCGGCAAGGGTAAGGGAGGTGAAAATCGTTTGGGGAGAAGCAAAGGGAGACTTAAGAGGCTTTCGTGTCGCGTTCTAA
- a CDS encoding endonuclease III codes for MSRSNLRELILQMEERLRKAFSTPRREREEPVDVLIRTILSQNTSDANSHKAFANLKNRFPDWEAILNAPIEEIESAIRCGGISNIKARRIKEILRRIKEERGAITLSFLSDLTMEEAREYLLSLPGVGDKTASCVLLFSFAKPAFPVDTHIHRIVNRIGIGGKKLSPNEISKLFEANLSAELSLSLHLNLIRLGREICRSRNPKCQICPLQELCNYYAVRVPS; via the coding sequence GTGTCGCGTTCTAACTTGAGGGAACTCATCCTCCAGATGGAGGAGCGACTTAGAAAAGCTTTCTCTACCCCGAGGAGAGAGCGGGAAGAGCCAGTTGATGTTCTGATAAGGACCATTCTCTCCCAGAATACCTCCGACGCTAATTCACACAAAGCCTTTGCTAATCTTAAGAACCGTTTTCCCGATTGGGAAGCTATCTTAAACGCTCCGATAGAGGAAATAGAGTCAGCTATAAGATGCGGTGGAATATCAAATATAAAAGCAAGAAGGATAAAGGAAATTTTACGAAGGATAAAAGAGGAAAGAGGAGCTATTACCCTCTCCTTTCTCAGCGATTTGACTATGGAGGAGGCAAGGGAATATCTTCTATCGCTTCCGGGCGTTGGCGATAAGACTGCTTCCTGCGTTCTCCTTTTTTCTTTCGCCAAGCCAGCCTTTCCTGTTGATACTCATATCCATCGCATAGTCAATAGAATAGGCATTGGCGGGAAAAAACTTTCCCCAAATGAAATCTCCAAATTATTTGAGGCTAATCTTTCCGCTGAGCTTTCTCTTTCTCTGCATTTAAATTTAATTCGCTTGGGACGTGAAATCTGTCGTTCAAGGAATCCAAAGTGTCAAATTTGTCCTCTTCAGGAGTTGTGCAATTACTATGCGGTTCGGGTTCCAAGTTAA
- a CDS encoding deoxyribonuclease IV has product MRFGFQVKIDKGFERALKYALELGCECIQTLITSPLTWRISGNPSSLKWYVEELRLNDISPIAIHAPYLLNLATPEEDIYRKSILILNEHLEFAEEAGADFVIVHSGSHKGAGASFGMSRLISALQKLSEFHKGNAMILVENTSGAGGEICSTIEEIQLLLKEVDKSKIGICLDTCHLFAFGYDLSSPEKVRELSEEVREKIGESLKLLHLNDCKTPMGSKVDRHESLGKGRIGLRGIKAIINDPFFKNLPAIMETPYDPVEDRYNINLAKRLREESNFEGEKSV; this is encoded by the coding sequence ATGCGGTTCGGGTTCCAAGTTAAAATAGACAAAGGCTTTGAAAGGGCTCTTAAATACGCCCTTGAACTGGGCTGCGAATGCATCCAAACTTTAATAACAAGCCCTTTGACTTGGAGGATAAGCGGGAACCCGAGTAGCTTGAAATGGTATGTGGAGGAGCTCCGTCTAAACGATATCTCGCCCATTGCCATCCACGCTCCTTACTTATTGAATCTTGCCACGCCAGAGGAGGACATATATAGAAAATCAATCCTTATATTAAACGAGCATTTGGAGTTCGCTGAGGAGGCAGGAGCGGATTTCGTCATCGTCCATTCCGGGAGTCATAAAGGGGCAGGCGCTTCCTTCGGGATGAGCAGATTGATATCCGCTCTCCAAAAATTGAGCGAGTTCCATAAAGGCAATGCTATGATTTTGGTGGAGAATACCTCAGGTGCTGGCGGTGAGATTTGTTCTACAATTGAAGAGATTCAGCTATTATTAAAGGAAGTGGATAAAAGTAAAATAGGGATATGTTTGGATACTTGTCATCTCTTTGCCTTTGGCTACGACTTATCCTCTCCCGAAAAGGTGAGGGAATTAAGCGAAGAGGTGAGAGAAAAAATAGGAGAAAGCTTGAAGCTATTGCACCTAAACGATTGTAAAACACCTATGGGAAGCAAAGTTGACCGTCATGAAAGCTTGGGTAAGGGGAGAATAGGTTTAAGGGGAATTAAGGCGATTATAAATGACCCCTTTTTCAAAAACCTTCCTGCTATAATGGAAACGCCCTACGACCCCGTAGAGGATAGATACAACATCAATCTTGCCAAGAGGTTAAGAGAGGAGAGTAACTTTGAGGGTGAAAAAAGCGTCTAA
- a CDS encoding RNA polymerase sigma factor: MPKLNDVNWEEIIERAKDGEESAMEHIFMNFKDMVYNVCYRMSGRREDAEDWTQETFLRAFSAIKGFRGDSSLSTWLYRIAVNVCLSNLRRKRTVSLDEVEYKVGNEKDEDDDLVEQVQIVLGQLPPLYRTVLILRHFEELSYEEIASVIKRSVGSVKIALHRARKKFKEKMEELNK, translated from the coding sequence GTGCCGAAGTTGAACGATGTAAACTGGGAGGAGATAATAGAGAGAGCCAAAGATGGGGAGGAATCTGCGATGGAGCATATATTTATGAATTTCAAAGATATGGTTTATAATGTATGTTATAGGATGAGCGGGAGAAGGGAAGATGCGGAGGATTGGACTCAGGAAACCTTTCTCCGTGCCTTCTCCGCTATTAAGGGGTTTAGAGGGGATAGTAGTCTTTCGACCTGGCTGTATAGGATTGCTGTAAATGTATGTTTGAGCAACTTGAGAAGGAAGAGAACAGTTTCACTTGACGAAGTAGAATACAAGGTGGGGAACGAGAAGGATGAGGATGATGACCTAGTAGAACAAGTTCAAATTGTGCTTGGGCAGTTGCCGCCGCTTTATCGCACTGTTCTTATACTGAGGCATTTTGAGGAATTATCATATGAGGAGATAGCGAGTGTTATAAAGAGAAGCGTAGGAAGCGTTAAGATTGCCCTGCATAGGGCAAGGAAGAAATTCAAGGAAAAAATGGAGGAATTGAATAAATGA
- a CDS encoding zf-HC2 domain-containing protein — translation MDCKRIEDILPLYLEGSLSEEETREVERHLASCERCLSSYEEWRRCFSALQSVPRLQAPMNIWFNVKQGLSQRVERKIAWFPAFASLIGVSIVLVFLFLNLYTQHRSAPPTPPTISPPYQANLPSPTPPVITKAVPTVPKIAKPVPSSRVKREVVVAKRPPQPLTPTSRKVLATPKLEETDVEEKIAERLEMALLSAQQAESNLERAFQILRGKNLDMKGGESL, via the coding sequence ATTGATTGCAAGAGAATTGAAGATATCTTGCCCCTCTACTTGGAGGGTAGCCTGAGCGAAGAGGAAACAAGGGAAGTTGAAAGACACCTTGCTTCCTGCGAGAGATGTTTATCCTCCTATGAGGAATGGCGGAGATGTTTCTCCGCTCTTCAAAGCGTCCCTCGCTTGCAAGCTCCTATGAATATTTGGTTCAATGTGAAGCAGGGACTTTCCCAGAGAGTGGAAAGAAAAATAGCTTGGTTCCCCGCTTTCGCCTCTCTTATCGGCGTCTCCATTGTCCTTGTATTCCTATTCCTTAATCTATATACTCAACACAGGTCCGCTCCACCCACACCACCTACTATCTCACCACCTTACCAAGCGAATCTACCTTCCCCTACACCCCCAGTTATTACAAAGGCTGTCCCTACGGTCCCGAAAATAGCGAAACCGGTGCCGAGCTCCAGGGTAAAGAGAGAAGTGGTCGTGGCGAAGAGACCGCCTCAACCCTTGACACCAACATCAAGAAAAGTTCTCGCCACGCCAAAGCTGGAGGAAACCGATGTAGAGGAGAAGATTGCCGAGAGATTGGAGATGGCTCTATTGAGCGCCCAGCAGGCAGAAAGCAATTTGGAGAGAGCCTTCCAAATCCTTAGAGGTAAAAACTTAGATATGAAAGGGGGCGAAAGTTTATGA
- a CDS encoding regulatory protein RecX, whose protein sequence is MRFFSFRDRTEKEAREKLKEKGIDEKTTEEAILWLKEEGLLDDSRFARQWVEGRKEKYGRIRLLRELLRKGVEGETARQAISLLSEEEELKSALEIGRRRLASISGDDPRRRQKLASFLLRRGFSWDIVEKALRFLFPSP, encoded by the coding sequence TTGCGATTTTTCTCCTTCCGTGATAGAACGGAGAAGGAAGCAAGAGAAAAGCTTAAAGAGAAAGGAATAGACGAAAAGACGACGGAGGAAGCGATATTATGGTTAAAAGAAGAGGGTCTATTGGACGACTCTCGCTTTGCTCGTCAGTGGGTGGAGGGTAGGAAGGAAAAGTATGGAAGAATTCGCCTTCTCAGAGAGCTTTTAAGGAAGGGAGTGGAGGGTGAGACTGCGAGGCAAGCGATTAGCTTGCTTTCGGAAGAGGAGGAATTAAAAAGCGCCCTTGAAATTGGGCGCCGTCGTCTTGCGTCTATTTCTGGTGATGACCCTCGTCGGAGGCAGAAGCTTGCTTCCTTTCTCCTGAGGAGGGGCTTTAGCTGGGATATTGTTGAAAAAGCTTTGAGGTTTCTCTTTCCCTCCCCTTAA
- the rny gene encoding ribonuclease Y, whose amino-acid sequence MWFLIISLILWVSLPIAIYYIYQKTIKRAKEKERKAEELLEEARKKADSLKREALLEAKEEAHRFKSEIEQSLHQQRRELNKRENRLLQEQERLERRIEALDRREKQIASRERLIEELQAKAEQLVKQQKEELERIANLSPEEAREIILKRTEEELAHEIAQKVAEEEKRIKEISEARAREIIAGAIQKCAVDMAQEITVTTVSLPSDDVKGKIIGREGRNIRTFESLTGVDLLIDDTPEVVVISSFDPVRREIARIALEKLIIDGRIHPAKIEEMVAKAKREVEDEIIRAGEEAMEKAKVMGLHPEMIRLLGRLKYRTSYGQNVLAHSLEVAFIAGQMAEELGVNANVARRAGLLHDIGKALDEEGSHTQLGAKVARRYGERDEVINAILSHHGEEEPRYIESVLVQAADTLSAARPGARREMLEAYLRRLEQLEKIVSSFPGIERSFAIQAGREVRVIVKPEEVDDAQAAVLARDIAKRIEQEMEYPGQIKVVVIREKRAIEYAK is encoded by the coding sequence ATGTGGTTTTTGATAATAAGCCTTATATTATGGGTTTCTTTACCCATAGCAATTTACTACATTTACCAAAAAACGATAAAAAGGGCTAAAGAGAAGGAGCGAAAAGCGGAGGAACTCCTTGAGGAGGCGAGAAAGAAAGCAGATTCTCTGAAAAGGGAAGCGCTTCTTGAGGCAAAGGAGGAAGCGCACAGATTCAAGAGCGAGATAGAGCAAAGCCTTCATCAGCAGAGGAGAGAGCTAAACAAAAGGGAAAATCGGCTTCTTCAGGAGCAGGAAAGACTGGAGAGAAGGATTGAGGCTCTTGATAGAAGGGAAAAGCAAATCGCCTCCCGGGAGAGACTTATTGAAGAGTTGCAAGCGAAGGCTGAACAGCTCGTAAAACAACAAAAAGAGGAATTGGAAAGAATCGCCAATCTATCGCCTGAGGAAGCAAGGGAGATTATTCTGAAGAGAACCGAGGAGGAATTGGCGCACGAAATTGCCCAGAAGGTAGCGGAAGAGGAGAAGAGGATAAAGGAGATATCAGAGGCAAGAGCAAGGGAGATTATAGCGGGAGCTATTCAGAAATGTGCTGTAGATATGGCGCAGGAGATAACGGTGACCACTGTCAGCCTTCCCAGCGATGATGTAAAAGGTAAGATAATAGGCAGGGAGGGACGAAATATCCGCACATTTGAAAGCCTTACCGGCGTTGACCTTCTCATAGACGATACTCCCGAGGTAGTGGTCATATCTTCATTTGACCCTGTGAGGCGAGAGATAGCTCGCATAGCGCTTGAAAAGCTCATAATAGATGGGAGGATTCATCCCGCTAAAATAGAGGAAATGGTAGCCAAGGCAAAGAGAGAGGTGGAAGATGAGATTATAAGGGCGGGGGAGGAAGCGATGGAGAAAGCGAAGGTTATGGGTCTTCATCCAGAGATGATAAGGTTGTTGGGAAGACTGAAATATCGTACATCCTATGGACAAAATGTCCTCGCTCACTCCTTGGAAGTCGCCTTCATAGCGGGACAGATGGCTGAGGAATTGGGTGTTAACGCAAACGTTGCAAGGCGAGCTGGTTTGCTCCACGATATAGGTAAGGCGCTTGATGAGGAGGGCTCTCACACTCAATTGGGAGCGAAGGTTGCGAGGAGATATGGAGAAAGGGACGAAGTGATAAACGCGATTCTTTCCCATCACGGCGAAGAGGAACCCAGGTATATAGAATCCGTTCTCGTGCAAGCTGCTGATACCCTTTCTGCCGCCCGCCCTGGTGCGAGGAGAGAGATGTTGGAGGCATACCTTAGAAGGCTTGAGCAGTTGGAGAAAATCGTCTCCTCCTTCCCGGGAATTGAGCGCTCCTTTGCAATACAGGCGGGAAGGGAAGTAAGGGTCATTGTGAAGCCCGAGGAAGTGGATGATGCTCAAGCGGCTGTTCTCGCAAGGGATATCGCGAAAAGGATAGAGCAGGAAATGGAATATCCCGGTCAGATAAAAGTTGTAGTCATAAGAGAAAAAAGAGCAATAGAATACGCGAAGTAA